A portion of the Staphylococcus felis genome contains these proteins:
- a CDS encoding ABC transporter ATP-binding protein encodes MTYKVKVNNVSKIYDLNNSKFDKIISLLSFGYFYKPKPYYALHNISFEVEEGMSVGLIGLNGSGKSTLSNILAEVLLPSEGNVDIKGKSSLIAISAGLKNDFTGEENIRYKCLMHGMSSQEIKDVFEDIVAFSELDEFIYQPIKNYSSGMKARLGFSIAIHTNPDVLIVDEALSVGDETFANKCIDKMKDLQKEGKTIFFVSHSAAQIRNMCDKAIWIHYGEMIEYGDVNFVVNRYNTLIRGFKARNKEGQLAYKKKMLKLQQQRSDSITDSEFDKVHWTSFIPVLGTFALFLLSIFWQLGVF; translated from the coding sequence ATGACATATAAAGTTAAAGTGAATAATGTTTCTAAAATTTATGATTTAAATAACAGTAAGTTTGATAAAATCATTTCCTTATTATCTTTTGGATATTTTTATAAACCCAAACCATACTATGCTTTGCATAACATTTCATTTGAAGTAGAGGAAGGGATGTCAGTTGGATTAATAGGGCTTAATGGATCTGGTAAATCAACGCTTTCAAACATTTTAGCTGAAGTATTATTACCATCAGAGGGTAATGTAGATATCAAAGGTAAATCCTCTTTGATAGCTATATCGGCAGGATTAAAAAACGATTTTACTGGTGAAGAAAATATTCGATACAAATGTTTAATGCACGGTATGTCTTCTCAAGAAATAAAGGACGTCTTTGAAGATATTGTTGCTTTTTCAGAATTAGATGAATTTATTTATCAACCAATTAAGAATTACTCAAGTGGTATGAAGGCAAGACTGGGTTTTTCAATTGCGATTCACACTAATCCAGATGTTTTAATTGTTGATGAAGCTTTATCAGTAGGTGATGAAACTTTTGCAAATAAATGTATTGATAAGATGAAAGATTTGCAAAAAGAAGGCAAGACTATATTTTTTGTATCACATTCAGCAGCACAAATTAGAAATATGTGTGATAAAGCGATATGGATTCACTATGGTGAAATGATAGAGTATGGTGATGTGAATTTTGTTGTAAACAGGTACAATACTTTGATTAGAGGATTTAAAGCCAGAAATAAAGAAGGCCAATTAGCCTATAAGAAAAAAATGTTAAAATTACAACAACAAAGAAGCGATTCGATTACTGATTCAGAATTTGATAAAGTGCATTGGACATCGTTCATACCAGTTTTAGGCACATTTGCGTTATTCTTATTAAGTATCTTTTGGCAATTAGGTGTTTTTTAA